The Enterococcus sp. 7F3_DIV0205 genome has a window encoding:
- a CDS encoding Cof-type HAD-IIB family hydrolase translates to MKKLIAIDLDGTTLNAQSLISSTTEKALKKAMAHGHYVSIVTGRPYRMSGQFYRHLGLATPMVNFNGALVHMPEKQWADEKETGIQRDLVFDILAQKKALNLDFVAAENKETFFIDSLDYFDSTFFASEATSSNLLTAKNLLTDPTSMMVRTSKDQAALVSDSLMKQYGDYVDVRTWGGPTPILEIVSKGIQKAKGVEQVAKYLNVKRSDIIAFGDEHNDEEMLDYVGWGVAMKNATDQIKSVANDITEKTNDEDGLADYLERYLDLNNQ, encoded by the coding sequence TTGAAAAAATTAATTGCAATCGATTTAGATGGTACAACTTTAAATGCACAATCACTGATCAGTTCAACAACTGAGAAAGCTTTAAAAAAAGCTATGGCCCATGGACATTACGTCAGTATTGTTACTGGTCGTCCCTATCGAATGAGCGGTCAGTTTTATCGACATTTAGGATTAGCTACGCCAATGGTCAATTTTAATGGTGCTCTTGTTCATATGCCTGAAAAACAATGGGCTGATGAAAAAGAAACAGGTATTCAAAGAGACTTAGTTTTCGATATTTTAGCTCAAAAAAAAGCTTTAAATCTTGATTTTGTAGCCGCAGAAAATAAAGAAACTTTTTTCATTGATAGTCTTGATTACTTTGACTCTACTTTTTTTGCCTCAGAAGCTACGTCTAGCAATCTTCTGACTGCTAAAAATTTACTTACAGATCCTACCTCGATGATGGTTCGGACTTCTAAAGACCAAGCAGCACTTGTTTCTGACTCTCTAATGAAGCAGTACGGTGACTATGTTGATGTTAGAACTTGGGGCGGTCCTACGCCTATTTTAGAAATCGTTTCTAAAGGTATTCAAAAAGCGAAGGGCGTCGAGCAAGTTGCTAAATACTTAAATGTGAAACGTTCAGATATTATTGCATTCGGTGACGAACATAATGATGAAGAAATGTTGGACTATGTAGGCTGGGGCGTTGCAATGAAGAACGCTACTGACCAAATAAAATCTGTTGCCAACGACATCACTGAAAAAACCAATGACGAAGATGGGCTAGCTGATTACCTAGAACGTTATTTAGATTTAAATAATCAGTAA
- a CDS encoding DUF1361 domain-containing protein: protein MLLFAEIYQFMALNVLLAYIPLEISFHVKKVNKQGFFLLGMLWLLFYPNAPYLFTDFFHLERLPIYQGMNQLFGQSLAAWLSFGLLTVGICVYGFLGMATLFTILNECYKRKNLNHKWQGILFIVIVNFLSSLAIFVGRFDRLHSVHIFTKPLQTLSTIFFTWSSSKWLFILLFTGLQLLLVSTIFLLRGLELTDQEEMRY from the coding sequence ATGTTGCTTTTTGCTGAGATCTACCAATTCATGGCTTTAAATGTATTATTAGCTTACATACCTCTTGAAATTAGTTTTCATGTTAAGAAAGTGAATAAGCAAGGTTTTTTTCTATTAGGAATGCTTTGGCTATTATTTTATCCAAATGCCCCATATCTTTTCACCGATTTTTTTCATTTAGAGCGTTTACCCATTTATCAAGGGATGAATCAGCTATTCGGTCAGTCCTTAGCTGCGTGGTTGTCTTTTGGACTGCTAACGGTTGGAATATGTGTATATGGTTTTTTAGGGATGGCGACTTTATTTACGATACTGAATGAATGTTACAAAAGAAAGAATTTGAACCATAAATGGCAAGGGATTTTGTTTATTGTAATCGTGAACTTTTTATCTAGCTTAGCTATTTTTGTGGGACGATTCGATCGTCTCCATAGTGTTCATATTTTTACTAAGCCGCTGCAAACATTGAGCACTATTTTTTTTACTTGGTCTTCGAGTAAATGGTTGTTTATTCTTTTGTTTACGGGATTACAGCTGCTACTGGTGAGTACAATTTTTTTGCTAAGGGGGTTGGAATTGACAGATCAAGAAGAAATGCGATATTGA